One segment of Streptomyces roseifaciens DNA contains the following:
- a CDS encoding DNA polymerase beta superfamily protein, producing MGSRAFGLATEASDTDRRGVYVAPTPLFWGFEKPPPHMEGPAEEQFSWELERFCELALRGNPNILECLHSPLVEQVDDTGRELLALREAFLSRRVHTTYAGYAADQRKKFAADVRAHGTPRRWKPVMHALRLLMCGRDLLRTGSLVLDVGAMREPLLAVRRGEVPWPEAEAWLNRLTEEAEEASRTSPLPGEPDHARVEDFLIRVRRASAGAGAGAG from the coding sequence ATGGGCTCGCGCGCCTTCGGGCTGGCCACGGAGGCGAGCGATACGGACCGGCGCGGCGTGTACGTGGCGCCGACGCCCCTGTTCTGGGGCTTCGAGAAGCCGCCGCCGCACATGGAGGGACCGGCCGAGGAGCAGTTCTCCTGGGAGCTGGAGCGCTTCTGCGAGCTGGCGCTGCGGGGCAACCCGAACATCCTGGAGTGCCTGCACTCCCCGCTCGTCGAGCAGGTCGACGACACGGGGCGCGAGCTGCTGGCCCTGCGGGAGGCGTTCCTCTCCCGCAGGGTCCACACGACGTACGCGGGCTACGCCGCCGACCAGCGCAAGAAGTTCGCGGCGGACGTGCGGGCGCACGGCACGCCGCGGCGCTGGAAGCCCGTCATGCACGCGCTGCGGCTGCTGATGTGCGGCCGCGACCTGCTGCGCACGGGGTCGCTCGTGCTCGACGTCGGCGCCATGCGCGAACCTCTGCTGGCCGTGCGGCGGGGCGAGGTGCCCTGGCCCGAGGCGGAGGCCTGGCTGAACCGCCTGACCGAGGAAGCCGAGGAGGCGTCCCGCACGAGCCCCCTCCCCGGGGAACCGGACCACGCCCGCGTCGAAGACTTCCTGATACGCGTACGCCGCGCTTCGGCGGGGGCGGGGGCCGGGGCGGGCTAG
- a CDS encoding DUF952 domain-containing protein has protein sequence MIYHVVPLDDWLAVPDRPYSPASLSEDGFVHCSPDEETTLAVATAFYRDVPGPLMVLLIDEHKLDVLVRWEAADPAPPPGVDPGTQFPHVFGRINRDAVEGMMEIQRDEAGRATGLAVWS, from the coding sequence ATGATCTACCACGTGGTGCCCCTGGACGACTGGCTGGCCGTGCCCGACCGTCCGTACTCCCCCGCCTCCCTCTCCGAGGACGGCTTCGTCCACTGCTCCCCCGACGAGGAGACGACGCTCGCCGTGGCCACGGCCTTCTACAGGGACGTGCCCGGCCCGCTGATGGTCCTCCTGATCGACGAGCACAAGCTGGACGTCCTGGTCCGCTGGGAGGCCGCCGACCCGGCCCCGCCGCCCGGCGTGGACCCGGGCACGCAGTTCCCGCACGTCTTCGGGCGGATCAACCGGGACGCCGTGGAGGGGATGATGGAGATCCAGCGCGACGAGGCGGGCCGCGCGACGGGGCTGGCGGTGTGGTCGTGA
- a CDS encoding prephenate dehydrogenase — translation MRTALVIGTGLIGTSAALALAGRGVHVHLRDHDPDAARTAAARGAGTDQAPEGPVDLVIVAVPPAHVAATLAGAIRDGLGRGYVDVASVKGGPRRELEALGADLSCYLGTHPMAGRERSGPMAATADLFEGRPWVLTPTRATDTEVLNLALEVVALCRAVPVVMDADEHDRAVALVSHTPHLLSSMVAARLEEADETAVRLCGQGIRDVTRIAASDPRLWVEILSANPGPVADILAAVASDLDETVRALRALEAADDDKRDEGAAGLEDVLRRGNAGRSRVPGKHGAAPAAYETVSVLIGDQPGELARIFADAGRAGVNIEDVRIEHATGQQAGLIQLMVEPGAVGSLTATLRDQGWSLRQ, via the coding sequence GTGAGAACCGCCCTCGTCATCGGCACCGGACTGATCGGCACCTCCGCCGCGCTCGCCCTCGCGGGCCGCGGGGTCCACGTCCACCTCAGGGACCACGACCCGGACGCGGCGCGGACGGCCGCGGCCCGCGGCGCCGGCACCGACCAGGCGCCCGAGGGCCCGGTCGACCTGGTGATCGTCGCGGTGCCGCCGGCGCACGTCGCTGCCACGCTCGCCGGGGCGATCCGGGACGGCCTCGGCCGCGGCTACGTCGACGTCGCGAGCGTCAAGGGCGGCCCGCGGCGCGAGCTGGAGGCCCTCGGCGCCGACCTCTCCTGCTACCTCGGCACGCACCCGATGGCAGGCCGCGAGCGCTCCGGCCCCATGGCCGCCACCGCCGACCTCTTCGAGGGCCGCCCCTGGGTGCTCACGCCCACCCGCGCCACCGACACCGAGGTCCTCAACCTCGCCCTCGAGGTCGTCGCCCTGTGCCGCGCGGTCCCCGTCGTCATGGACGCCGACGAGCACGACCGGGCCGTCGCCCTCGTCTCGCACACCCCGCACCTGCTCTCCAGCATGGTCGCCGCCCGCCTGGAGGAGGCGGACGAGACGGCCGTGCGCCTGTGCGGCCAGGGCATCCGCGACGTGACCCGGATCGCCGCCTCCGACCCCCGGCTGTGGGTCGAGATCCTCTCCGCCAACCCCGGCCCCGTCGCCGACATCCTCGCGGCCGTCGCCTCCGACCTCGACGAGACGGTACGGGCCCTGCGCGCCCTGGAGGCCGCGGACGACGACAAGCGCGACGAGGGCGCCGCCGGCCTCGAGGACGTGCTGCGCCGCGGCAACGCGGGCCGCAGCCGGGTCCCGGGCAAGCACGGGGCGGCTCCCGCCGCGTACGAGACCGTCTCCGTCCTCATCGGCGACCAGCCGGGCGAGCTCGCCCGGATCTTCGCCGACGCGGGCCGGGCCGGCGTGAACATCGAGGACGTCCGCATCGAGCACGCGACGGGCCAGCAGGCGGGCCTGATCCAGCTCATGGTCGAGCCGGGCGCGGTGGGGTCCTTGACGGCGACCCTCCGTGACCAGGGCTGGTCGTTGCGCCAGTAG
- the cmk gene encoding (d)CMP kinase: MSDTVETAARTAPAAVIVGIDGPSGTGKSSTSKAVAAKLGLRYLDTGAQYRAITWWMLSNGIDVNDAAAVADAAGKPEIISGTDPSAPTITVDGADAAGPIRTQEVTSAVSAVSAVPEVRTRLTELQRSIAAEAPAGIVVEGRDIGTTVLPDADLKIFLTASAEARAARRSGELKGKEATDLAATQAALVKRDAADSGRKTSPLAKAGDAVEVDTTELTLEQVIECVVTLVEEKRAA, encoded by the coding sequence GTGTCTGACACCGTGGAAACCGCCGCCCGGACCGCTCCGGCAGCAGTCATCGTCGGCATCGACGGCCCCTCCGGCACGGGCAAGTCCAGCACGTCCAAGGCCGTCGCGGCCAAGCTCGGCCTGCGCTACCTGGACACCGGCGCGCAGTACCGCGCGATCACCTGGTGGATGCTGAGCAACGGCATCGACGTGAACGACGCCGCGGCCGTCGCCGACGCCGCGGGCAAGCCCGAGATCATCTCCGGCACCGACCCGTCCGCGCCGACCATCACGGTCGACGGCGCCGACGCCGCGGGACCCATCCGCACCCAGGAGGTCACCTCCGCGGTCAGCGCCGTGAGCGCCGTCCCGGAGGTGCGCACGCGCCTGACCGAGCTGCAGCGGTCCATCGCCGCCGAGGCGCCGGCCGGCATCGTCGTCGAGGGCCGTGACATCGGCACCACCGTGCTGCCCGACGCCGACCTCAAGATCTTCCTGACGGCGTCCGCCGAGGCGCGGGCCGCCCGCCGCAGCGGCGAGCTGAAGGGCAAGGAGGCCACCGACCTGGCCGCCACCCAGGCCGCCCTCGTCAAGCGGGACGCCGCCGACTCCGGCCGGAAGACCTCGCCGCTGGCCAAGGCCGGCGACGCGGTCGAGGTGGACACGACGGAGCTGACCCTGGAGCAGGTCATCGAGTGCGTGGTGACCCTGGTCGAGGAGAAGCGGGCGGCGTGA
- a CDS encoding lysophospholipid acyltransferase family protein, with product MYGLWKPRVLGAWRVPAAGPVILAVNHSHNLDGPMLMGTAPRPVHFLIKKEAFVGPLGPFLEGIGQLKVDRTSADRAAITEALGVLEGGGVLGIFPEGTRGEGDFASLRAGLAYFAVRSGAPIVPVAVLGSAERKGRVVRGLPPLRSRVDVVFGDAFEAGDGSGRRTRKALDEATVRIQERLSAHLADAKRLTGR from the coding sequence ATGTACGGGCTGTGGAAGCCGCGTGTGCTGGGCGCCTGGCGGGTGCCCGCCGCGGGGCCGGTCATCCTCGCGGTGAACCACTCCCACAACCTCGACGGCCCGATGCTGATGGGCACCGCGCCCCGGCCGGTGCACTTCCTGATCAAGAAGGAGGCGTTCGTCGGCCCCCTCGGCCCGTTCCTGGAAGGGATCGGCCAGCTGAAGGTGGACCGGACGAGTGCCGACCGCGCCGCGATCACGGAGGCGCTCGGCGTCCTGGAGGGCGGCGGCGTCCTGGGGATCTTCCCCGAGGGCACCCGGGGCGAGGGCGACTTCGCCTCGCTGCGCGCCGGCCTCGCCTACTTCGCGGTGCGGTCGGGGGCGCCGATCGTGCCGGTGGCGGTGCTCGGCAGCGCGGAGCGCAAGGGCCGCGTCGTGCGCGGCCTGCCGCCGCTGCGCAGCCGGGTCGACGTCGTCTTCGGGGACGCCTTCGAGGCCGGTGACGGCAGCGGCCGGCGCACCCGCAAGGCGCTGGACGAGGCGACCGTGCGCATCCAGGAACGGCTGAGCGCGCACCTGGCGGACGCCAAGCGGCTGACCGGCCGCTGA
- the der gene encoding ribosome biogenesis GTPase Der — MNDQIHGDEHGELGDAEYAEFMELAAQEGFEAEEIEGALGEAGHGPLPVLAVVGRPNVGKSTLVNRIIGRREAVVQDKPGVTRDRVTYEAEWAGRRFKVVDTGGWEQDVLGLDASVAAQAEFAIEAADAVVFVVDATVGATDTDEAVVKLLRRAGKPVVLCANKVDGPAAEADAALLWSLGLGEPMPVSALHGRGTGDMLDEVLKALPEAPAQRFGTAVGGPRRIALIGRPNVGKSSLLNKVANEERVVVNELAGTTRDPVDELIELGGVTWKFVDTAGIRKRVHLQEGADYYASLRTAAAVEKAEVAVILIDASESISVQDQRIVTMAVEAGRAIVIAYNKWDTLDEERRYYLEREIETEFQQIAWAPRVNVSAQTGRHMEKLVPAIETALAGWETRVPTGRLNAFLGELVAAHPHPIRGGKQPRILFGTQAGTKPPRFVLFASGFIEAGYRRFVERRLREEFGFEGTPIHISVRVREKRGRKK, encoded by the coding sequence ATGAACGACCAGATCCACGGCGACGAGCACGGTGAGCTTGGCGACGCCGAGTACGCGGAGTTCATGGAGCTCGCGGCGCAGGAGGGCTTCGAGGCCGAGGAGATCGAGGGAGCCCTCGGCGAGGCCGGCCACGGCCCGCTGCCGGTGCTCGCCGTCGTCGGCCGCCCCAACGTCGGCAAGTCGACGCTCGTGAACCGCATCATCGGCCGCCGCGAGGCCGTCGTCCAGGACAAGCCCGGCGTCACCCGTGACCGCGTGACGTACGAGGCCGAATGGGCCGGCCGCCGCTTCAAGGTCGTCGACACCGGCGGCTGGGAGCAGGACGTGCTGGGCCTCGACGCCTCCGTCGCCGCCCAGGCCGAGTTCGCCATCGAGGCCGCCGACGCGGTCGTCTTCGTCGTGGACGCCACCGTCGGCGCCACCGACACCGACGAGGCCGTCGTCAAGCTGCTGCGCCGGGCCGGCAAGCCCGTCGTGCTGTGCGCCAACAAGGTCGACGGCCCCGCCGCCGAGGCCGACGCCGCCCTGCTGTGGTCGCTGGGCCTGGGCGAGCCGATGCCGGTCTCCGCGCTGCACGGCCGCGGCACCGGCGACATGCTGGACGAGGTCCTCAAGGCCCTGCCCGAGGCCCCGGCCCAGCGCTTCGGCACCGCCGTCGGCGGTCCGCGCCGCATCGCCCTGATCGGCCGCCCGAACGTCGGCAAGTCCTCGCTGCTCAACAAGGTGGCCAACGAGGAGCGCGTCGTCGTCAACGAGCTCGCCGGCACCACCCGCGACCCGGTCGACGAGCTGATCGAGCTCGGCGGCGTGACCTGGAAGTTCGTGGACACCGCGGGCATCCGCAAGCGCGTCCACCTCCAGGAGGGCGCCGACTACTACGCCTCCCTGCGCACCGCCGCCGCGGTCGAGAAGGCCGAGGTCGCGGTCATCCTGATCGACGCGAGCGAGAGCATCTCCGTCCAGGACCAGCGCATCGTCACCATGGCCGTCGAGGCCGGCCGCGCGATCGTCATCGCGTACAACAAGTGGGACACCCTCGACGAGGAGCGCCGCTACTACCTCGAGCGCGAGATCGAGACCGAGTTCCAGCAGATCGCGTGGGCTCCGCGGGTCAACGTCTCGGCGCAGACCGGCCGGCACATGGAGAAGCTCGTCCCGGCGATCGAGACGGCCCTCGCGGGCTGGGAGACGCGCGTGCCGACCGGTCGGCTGAACGCCTTCCTCGGCGAGCTCGTCGCGGCCCACCCGCACCCGATCCGCGGCGGCAAGCAGCCCCGCATCCTCTTCGGCACCCAGGCGGGCACCAAGCCCCCGCGGTTCGTGCTCTTCGCCTCCGGCTTCATCGAGGCGGGCTACCGGCGCTTCGTCGAGCGTCGCCTCCGCGAGGAGTTCGGCTTCGAGGGGACTCCGATCCACATCTCGGTGCGGGTGCGGGAGAAGCGCGGGCGCAAGAAGTAG
- a CDS encoding glycosyltransferase family 4 protein: MHISFLIHNAYGIGGTIRTTFNLASTLAEQHDVEVVSVFRHREEPVFAPSGKVRLRHLVDLRKGTPGYEGDDPEYERPAAVFPSAEGRYKQYSALTDRRIAEHLRTLDCDVVVGTRPGLNVHIAQQARRGPVRVGQEHLTLSTHSQPLKLTLRTHYPRLDAVTTVTEADAATYRKLMRLPGVRVEAVPNSIPAPAVAPADGSGKWVVAAGRLAPAKRYDVLIRAFEKVVAERPDWKLRIYGAGAERAKLRALIDKRGLYNHVYLMGPANPLDPEWVKGSIGAVTSSLESFGMTIVEAMRCGLPVVSTDCPHGPGEIIADGVDGLLVPVGKVDRIAGGLLKLINDDELRQRMGRAALESSARFDPAQVAGRYEQLFGDLAARGSLRGSLHRTRGALLSNAFRTSDASRSALRRVRAA, encoded by the coding sequence ATGCACATCTCATTCCTGATTCACAACGCGTACGGCATCGGCGGGACGATCCGGACCACGTTCAACCTCGCGAGCACCCTCGCCGAGCAGCACGACGTGGAGGTCGTCTCGGTCTTCCGGCACCGGGAGGAGCCGGTGTTCGCACCGAGCGGCAAGGTGCGCCTGCGCCACCTGGTCGACCTGCGCAAGGGGACCCCGGGCTACGAGGGGGACGACCCCGAGTACGAGCGCCCGGCCGCCGTCTTCCCCTCCGCCGAGGGCCGTTACAAGCAGTACAGCGCCCTGACCGACCGGCGGATCGCGGAGCACCTGCGCACCCTGGACTGCGACGTGGTGGTCGGCACCCGCCCCGGCCTGAACGTGCACATCGCCCAGCAGGCCCGCCGCGGCCCGGTCCGGGTCGGCCAGGAGCACCTGACGCTGAGCACCCACTCCCAGCCGCTCAAGCTGACGCTGCGCACGCACTACCCGCGGCTGGACGCCGTCACGACCGTCACCGAGGCCGACGCCGCGACCTACCGCAAGCTGATGCGGCTGCCCGGAGTGCGGGTCGAGGCCGTGCCCAACAGCATCCCCGCCCCGGCCGTGGCCCCCGCCGACGGCAGCGGCAAGTGGGTGGTCGCCGCCGGCCGGCTCGCCCCCGCCAAGCGCTACGACGTGCTGATCCGCGCCTTCGAGAAGGTCGTGGCCGAGCGGCCCGACTGGAAGCTGCGGATCTACGGCGCCGGTGCCGAGCGCGCCAAGCTGCGGGCCCTCATCGACAAGCGCGGCCTCTACAACCACGTCTACCTCATGGGCCCCGCCAACCCGCTGGACCCCGAGTGGGTCAAGGGCTCCATCGGCGCCGTCACCTCCAGCCTGGAGTCCTTCGGCATGACCATCGTCGAGGCGATGCGCTGCGGCCTGCCGGTGGTCTCCACCGACTGCCCGCACGGCCCCGGCGAGATCATCGCCGACGGCGTCGACGGCCTGCTCGTGCCGGTCGGCAAGGTCGACAGGATCGCCGGCGGCCTGCTGAAGCTGATCAACGACGACGAGCTGCGGCAGCGGATGGGCCGGGCGGCGCTCGAGAGCTCCGCCCGCTTCGACCCGGCGCAGGTCGCCGGGCGCTACGAGCAGCTCTTCGGCGACCTGGCCGCCCGCGGCTCCCTGCGCGGCTCGCTGCACCGCACCCGCGGCGCCCTGCTCAGCAACGCGTTCAGGACCTCGGACGCGAGCCGCTCCGCCCTGCGCCGGGTGCGTGCCGCATGA
- a CDS encoding helix-turn-helix transcriptional regulator, whose translation MLETSARLLRLLSLLQAHREWSGPDLAGRLGVTARTVRRDVDRLRELGYPVHSAPGTAGGYRLGPGAQLPPLLLDDEEAVAVAVGLRTAAAGGVEGIEETSVRALTKLEQVLPDRLRRRVSALNAFTVPMVSAQRGPTVDAAVLTELAAACRDGERLRFAYRDHNGDSTRRTVEPHRLVCAQRRWYLVAWDTDREDWRTFRADRITPTPPHGPRFAPRRAPAEDLAAYVSRGVSTTAYAEHATVLLRVPLEVAAQKVSPAAGTLEAVDGDSCLLRTGAHTLDVMVVHIVLMGFDFEVQEPPGLVDRIREIRDRLSRALPPSAER comes from the coding sequence ATGTTGGAGACCTCGGCACGTCTGCTCCGCCTGCTCTCCCTGCTGCAGGCCCACCGCGAGTGGTCCGGCCCGGACCTCGCCGGCCGGCTCGGCGTGACCGCGCGCACCGTGCGCCGGGACGTCGACCGGCTGCGCGAGCTCGGCTACCCCGTGCACTCCGCGCCCGGCACGGCCGGCGGCTACCGGCTCGGCCCGGGGGCGCAGCTGCCCCCGCTGCTGCTGGACGACGAGGAGGCCGTGGCCGTCGCCGTCGGGCTGCGGACCGCGGCCGCGGGCGGCGTCGAGGGCATCGAGGAGACGTCCGTACGGGCGCTCACCAAGCTCGAGCAGGTCCTGCCGGACCGGCTGCGGCGGCGGGTGAGCGCCCTCAACGCCTTCACCGTGCCGATGGTCTCCGCGCAGCGGGGGCCCACGGTCGACGCGGCGGTCCTGACCGAGCTGGCCGCCGCGTGCCGGGACGGCGAGCGGCTGCGCTTCGCCTACCGCGACCACAACGGCGACTCCACGCGCCGCACCGTCGAGCCGCACCGGCTGGTCTGCGCCCAGCGCCGCTGGTACCTGGTGGCCTGGGACACCGACCGCGAGGACTGGCGGACGTTCCGTGCGGACCGCATCACGCCCACGCCCCCGCACGGGCCGCGCTTCGCCCCCCGCCGGGCGCCGGCGGAGGACCTGGCGGCCTACGTCTCCCGCGGCGTGTCCACCACCGCCTACGCCGAGCACGCCACGGTGCTGCTGCGCGTGCCGCTGGAAGTGGCCGCGCAGAAGGTCTCGCCGGCCGCGGGGACGCTGGAGGCGGTCGACGGCGACAGCTGCCTGCTGCGCACGGGCGCGCACACCCTCGATGTGATGGTCGTGCACATCGTGCTGATGGGCTTCGACTTCGAGGTGCAGGAGCCGCCCGGGCTCGTCGACCGGATACGCGAGATCAGGGACCGGTTGTCCCGGGCGCTTCCGCCGTCTGCGGAGCGTTGA
- the ctaD gene encoding cytochrome c oxidase subunit I has translation MGTDTAQATTGPVRERRPGRIVIDWLTTTDHKTIGHLYLITSFAFFLAGGLLAMLMRAELARPGLQLMTNESFNEAFTAHGTIMLLLFATPAFAGFANAIMPLQIGAPDVAFPRLNMFAYWLYLFGGLIVVSSLLMPQGGATFGWTGYAPLSSMVRSPGIGTDMWIMGLALSGFGTILGAVNFLTTIIGMRAPGMTMFRMPVFTWNVLFTSILILLAFPVLAAALLVLEADRRFASLVFDSASGGALLWQHLFWFFGHPEVYIIALPFFGIISEIIPVFSRKPIFGYLTLIGATMAITALSVVVWAHHMFATGAVLLPFFSFMSFLIAVPTGVKFFNWIGTMLRGSLSFEAPMLWAVGFLVSFLFGGLTGVILASPPLDFHVTDSYFVVAHFHYVVFGTVVFATFAGFYFWWPKLTGKMLEERLAKVHFWTLFLGFHLTFLVQHWLGAEGMPRRYSDYLAADGFTALNTVSTIGAFLLGLSNLPFFYNIWKTARYGKPVGVDDPWGYGRSLEWATSCPPPRHNFTALPRIRSESPAFDLHHPEVAKVNAPQTAEAPGTTGP, from the coding sequence ATGGGGACGGACACCGCGCAGGCGACCACCGGGCCGGTGCGGGAGCGCCGACCGGGCCGGATCGTGATCGACTGGCTGACGACGACCGACCACAAGACGATCGGCCACCTCTATCTGATCACCTCGTTCGCCTTCTTCCTGGCGGGCGGGCTGCTGGCGATGCTGATGCGGGCCGAGCTGGCCCGGCCCGGCCTGCAGCTGATGACCAACGAGTCGTTCAACGAGGCCTTCACGGCACACGGCACGATCATGCTGCTGCTCTTCGCGACCCCCGCCTTCGCGGGCTTCGCCAACGCGATCATGCCCCTGCAGATCGGCGCCCCGGACGTGGCCTTCCCCCGGCTCAACATGTTCGCGTACTGGCTGTACCTCTTCGGCGGCCTGATCGTCGTCTCCAGCCTGCTGATGCCGCAGGGCGGCGCCACCTTCGGCTGGACCGGCTACGCCCCGCTGAGCAGCATGGTCCGCTCCCCCGGCATCGGCACCGACATGTGGATCATGGGGCTGGCGCTCTCCGGCTTCGGCACGATCCTCGGTGCGGTGAACTTCCTGACCACCATCATCGGGATGCGCGCCCCCGGGATGACGATGTTCCGGATGCCCGTCTTCACCTGGAACGTGCTCTTCACCTCGATCCTCATCCTGCTGGCCTTCCCCGTGCTGGCGGCGGCGCTGCTGGTGCTGGAGGCGGACCGGCGCTTCGCGTCCCTGGTCTTCGACTCGGCGAGCGGCGGGGCGCTGCTGTGGCAGCACCTGTTCTGGTTCTTCGGCCACCCCGAGGTCTACATCATCGCCCTGCCGTTCTTCGGCATCATCAGCGAGATCATCCCGGTGTTCTCCCGGAAGCCGATCTTCGGCTATCTGACGCTGATCGGCGCCACCATGGCGATCACGGCCCTGTCGGTGGTGGTCTGGGCGCACCACATGTTCGCCACGGGGGCGGTGCTGCTGCCCTTCTTCTCCTTCATGTCGTTCCTCATCGCGGTGCCCACCGGCGTGAAGTTCTTCAACTGGATCGGCACCATGCTGCGCGGGTCGCTGTCGTTCGAGGCGCCGATGCTGTGGGCGGTGGGCTTCCTGGTGAGCTTCCTCTTCGGCGGGCTGACCGGCGTGATCCTCGCCTCGCCGCCGCTGGACTTCCACGTCACGGACAGCTACTTCGTCGTCGCGCACTTCCACTACGTGGTGTTCGGGACGGTGGTGTTCGCGACGTTCGCGGGCTTCTACTTCTGGTGGCCCAAGCTCACGGGCAAGATGCTGGAGGAGCGGCTGGCGAAGGTGCACTTCTGGACGCTGTTCCTGGGCTTCCACCTCACCTTCCTCGTCCAGCACTGGCTGGGCGCCGAGGGCATGCCCCGGCGCTACTCCGACTACCTCGCGGCCGACGGCTTCACCGCCCTCAACACGGTGTCGACCATCGGCGCGTTCCTGCTCGGCCTGTCCAACCTGCCGTTCTTCTACAACATCTGGAAGACCGCCAGGTACGGGAAGCCCGTCGGGGTCGACGACCCCTGGGGGTACGGCCGCTCCCTGGAGTGGGCCACGAGCTGCCCGCCGCCCCGGCACAACTTCACGGCCCTGCCCCGGATCCGCTCCGAGTCGCCCGCCTTCGACCTGCACCACCCGGAGGTGGCCAAGGTCAACGCTCCGCAGACGGCGGAAGCGCCCGGGACAACCGGTCCCTGA
- a CDS encoding I78 family peptidase inhibitor, translating to MAPLPNLPADPDDDPAAYVGLATAAAAERARARGWATVRALAPGTLVTMEYRAGRLNFEAEDGVVKRCWKG from the coding sequence ATGGCACCTCTACCGAACCTCCCCGCCGACCCCGACGACGACCCCGCCGCCTACGTCGGCCTCGCGACGGCCGCCGCGGCCGAGCGGGCCCGCGCCCGCGGCTGGGCCACCGTGCGGGCCCTCGCGCCCGGCACGCTCGTCACCATGGAGTACCGGGCGGGCCGGCTGAACTTCGAGGCCGAGGACGGCGTCGTGAAGCGCTGCTGGAAGGGCTGA
- a CDS encoding phosphatase PAP2 family protein yields MRTNDELVQAEERPTEPVRPRMTRTRLGIFVATSVVYLAIVVGVLTTSWPVRFDWQVMLFRPYKQWPEIHTFLDYFVVLGQRGPTAVAVAAWLGWRTYRLGTLRPLLVLGTSLLLLNATVGAAKIGMGRLGPHYATSIGSNEMFAGGDIFPSGHTANAVVTWGVLAYLATTPRTRRVASVIAALLALGVGMTTVYLGTHWMSDVTLGWTAGLLVLLALPWFEAPMARAEAWLLALWRRVRERAVFVPAPVAPVAVAAPRSPADDQQPAREPVGVGGRSASVRAPEGRPHLPARPHTARSERTPVTPTGSRRPPNPDRAPRTSPLGPAAGRGRTVGG; encoded by the coding sequence GTGCGTACCAACGACGAGCTCGTCCAAGCGGAGGAGCGCCCGACCGAGCCCGTGCGGCCGCGGATGACCCGGACCCGCCTCGGGATCTTCGTGGCGACCTCCGTGGTCTACCTGGCCATCGTGGTCGGCGTGCTCACCACGTCCTGGCCGGTGCGGTTCGACTGGCAGGTCATGCTCTTCCGGCCGTACAAGCAGTGGCCGGAGATCCACACCTTCCTCGACTACTTCGTGGTCCTGGGCCAGCGCGGCCCGACCGCCGTCGCGGTCGCGGCCTGGCTGGGCTGGCGCACCTACAGGCTGGGGACGCTGCGGCCGCTGCTGGTCCTCGGCACGTCGCTGCTGCTGCTCAACGCCACCGTGGGCGCCGCGAAGATCGGCATGGGCCGGCTCGGTCCGCACTACGCCACCTCGATCGGCTCGAACGAGATGTTCGCGGGCGGCGACATATTCCCCTCCGGGCACACCGCCAACGCCGTGGTGACCTGGGGCGTCCTGGCCTATCTGGCCACCACCCCGCGCACCCGCCGGGTGGCCTCGGTGATCGCCGCGCTCCTCGCACTGGGCGTCGGCATGACCACGGTCTACCTCGGTACGCACTGGATGAGCGACGTGACCCTCGGCTGGACGGCCGGGCTGCTGGTGCTGCTCGCCCTGCCGTGGTTCGAGGCGCCGATGGCCCGCGCCGAGGCGTGGCTGCTGGCCCTGTGGCGCCGGGTGCGCGAGCGCGCCGTGTTCGTGCCCGCCCCGGTCGCCCCGGTGGCCGTGGCCGCCCCGCGCTCCCCCGCCGACGACCAGCAGCCGGCCCGCGAGCCGGTGGGCGTCGGGGGCCGGTCCGCGAGCGTGCGGGCCCCCGAGGGGCGCCCCCACCTGCCGGCGAGGCCGCACACGGCCCGCTCCGAGCGGACGCCGGTCACGCCGACCGGCAGCCGCCGCCCGCCGAACCCCGACCGGGCGCCGCGCACCAGCCCGCTGGGCCCGGCCGCGGGCCGCGGCCGGACGGTCGGCGGCTGA